The Helianthus annuus cultivar XRQ/B chromosome 15, HanXRQr2.0-SUNRISE, whole genome shotgun sequence genomic sequence CTCTTGTATCTTGAACACCGTCGTCTACTTCAACGCATCCTCTGCTCCTATGCTCATTCTCAGGAACTCATTAAGCAATTTGCATTAATAAATTTAATCTAaacatatattatatttataaacCTAAAAAAGTTAACTCTGCCAACTATAAATTTGTTAGTTTATAATTAGCGGTCCTAAGCTCGGGTAAAAGAGAGATTTATactaaaaagtttttttttttttttaaaaagggcTTTGACTTTATAGTTCGTTTATAGTGCTTACAAAAACATTGAAACTAGTTCTGGCGTGTCCCAATTCAATCTTAACTAAAGTGACGAACATCGAAACTTTTTATATAAGGAAATATCTATATACAAGaacaatgttgtagaaggcgctaggcgctagtcgggcggtgaggtaccgcctagggattaatcggaatgggatttttatatgtattttttaaaaattatatatatatacccaataatataaaaataatacttcaaaattcacataaatacttcaagtttcagatagtatggttcgattttgaccgattttgactaatttaaccgcctaggaccgattttgaccgattaaTATAGTCCGATTAATCCGTTTTTTGACCGCCTAGGTACCGCCTTTGACCGACTTTGACCATGGCGGATTAATTGACCGACTAGCTCAAAATTAGGCAGTAAGTGGCCGCCTAGCgtctaggcgccgattaatcggccgcctaggccgatttctgcaaccaTGTACAAGAAAATGAGGAAACAACCTATCATCTAAAAAAACATTACACGATCTTCCTAATATATGTGATttttaaaaaagattaaaaaacacaaatgttGGTTTAGTTACGTGATTGGTTTGGtaaatttttacaaataaaaaaaatataactgaACTATCGAATTTGTTTCATTGAAGTTTTTCGATTATGATTTCATTATTAATACCTAATTTTTCATTACTATGAAAAAAGTTTGAATATTTTAAGCCTTGGTTAGCGTACGTAACGTGGAACTTAACTTGCACACATGGAACTTAAAAGTCagcatttaataaaaaaaagtataaaagtGGGCATCTGCATCATGTGCAAGACCATACTTAATGGAACAACAAATGTCTAACCCATCGAAGCCGGATCGAGTAATAAATGCACTTTCCAAACGCCTATTCACACATTTTTGGGTTTGAAATCCCATTAGTCGGTGTTTTGGTAACGATAATATGTTATGTGTTTTAGATGCGAGTGTTAAAGTTATTTTTTTACACTTAATAGAGGTAATCTAGTATTTGCAAGAATTTGAAGTTATACTATTTTGTAGAGCATGCACCATACCGCGGATTGTTTTATGATTTAATATTTTATGGGTTAATTGTTAATAGTTAAAATACGATCGTATGAAAACATTTCATAATGGCGAAAGAAGATATCAAGTTCATAATACAAGTCAATCTCAAGGTGTTTGTTGCGCTGATAAAACACCAGGTTGACTACAAGATATGTAGCTCCAACATTGTCACACTAAAGAGATAATAGACAAGTCATTGTAATATGTAGCCCATGTAATATGGTTGTATTCCATCACAGTTCAGTAGTTGTATGAGTAAGAGCACGGTACTCAGCTTCAATGCTCGATCTGGCAACAATATGCTACTTCTTGGAACTCCAACTAATGCGGTTGGGCCCAAAAAGAACACACTAATCCATGGTGGAACATCGATCATCTAGACATCCAGCTCAGTTAGTATCACGACAAGGATGTAAATCAACACAAGTAGATCACGTATACACAATCCATCTTGACTGCCACCCCTAAGATACCGCAAAATCCGCTTGACTGCCACCCAGGGTCCGATCAGTAGTGCCTGGAGAAACTGAGACATCTTGCTAATCGCATAAGTTGAGATGATGTTGCTTGGAATGAAGGGGTCTAGATGTCGTTTAAGTTGAAATGATGTTGCTCGGAAGCCGGTATCGTTTGGGATCGGGTGTTGATTTAGATATGTTATTCACTTATTAAACAATATAGAAAATATATATTAACGGATAATAAAACTTCGCACCTTTTAATTAGGATCCAAATCTGGTTCACAAATGGGCGGGGTTTTTAGGATCCGTTTTCTTGGCGGATGTTACATATAAGGGTAAAATTAAATTTTCAAAAAAGTAAATTTATGTTTTCGTCTCTGAGGTTTGTCCATTTTAActagtttagtccaaaaatctaatttataacaaAACCATCCCTAAGGTTTGCATTTCTTAACGTTTTTCATCCCTAAGGTTTGCATTTCTTAACGCATTTCATCCCTAAGAATTAAATAAATAAGCACCCTTAGGGATGAAAAACGTTAAGAAATGCAAACTTCAGGGCTTGatttgttataaattagatttttggactaaactcgttaaaattgacaaacctcagggacgaaaacagaaaTTTACTCTTTTCAAAATTATATGTTTTGCCTTTTTGATGCGTATATAGGTCGTATTTTGACATATTTGTCATTACGTGTCGTTTTATGAAGTATATGCTCTATACGTGCCGTATCAGTGACGTTTGGTTATGTGTAGTATCGTATTCTATGATTACGTGTCATGTTGTTTTAAATTCACTTGTACTTTTACGTGTCCTATTGTACCTATACACGTCGTACCATATCATTACTTGACATAATTTGTCGTTATATGCCGCCgtattatgatgtatattgtcTGTATGTGTCGTATTATGACGATTATTGTTCATACATGTCGTATCGGTGACGTTCGATATTGTGATGTTTATTGTCTGTATGTGTCGTATTAGGGTATAGATTGTTGTACGTGTCTTATAAGGCTTTTATACGACTTGTATAGATCTATAGTATATGTATAGTATAACTATAGTGATGTATGATAAACTGTAAGTATAGTATAGATTGTTGGAAGTTTTGGTGTGAATGGAAAGTCTCAAGTGGTAAAACCACTTTGTCCCACATTGGAGTAGGAACAAAAGGATAGGCTATTTATAAGGAGAAACCTTAACCAAGCCTTTGAagtcttatgacatgttttatCACAAGTCCTACCCCCGCGCACACAGGGGGTGCAAAAAAAATTGAGTTTCAGAactggaatttggttgaactcgtgcgtacccgcacgtcctgcggacacgaatgcagctccgaaaacctGGGCTCGCGTGAGACAGTTTTTGCACTCGAGACTGActaattgtttttttaattagtCTTTAAAACTGAAACGGTTGGTCTTGTTAATGCGTTTTAAACTGACATGATTATTCAGTATTGATGATAATCATTATTGAGTTTCAGCTTTAAACGGTTATTATTATCAGTTTTAAAACTGTACTAATGACCATTATTTGGTTTTAATTTGTTGCAATTATGTCCAGAATTCGGTTATGAATTCTGTGACTATAAAACCAAATCATACCAACACAGTTGAGACACACCAACACATCTTCTTCTCTCTCAATCTCTGCAGCATCGTTCTTCTTCTTTACAGGCAAGTGTTCAAGTCCGGCAGTGCGCTGGACTGCTTCGAATcggcgtaccctgggaacagaccgcgaatctgtttaagggaattgtgtcaaacacaagcctGGTTCACTGTTATCGTTTCTGTCTTGTTTACTTTACTGTTTTCTGTTTCAGATTTCAAGTTTTTATTACCAGGTTACTAACAAACTTAAACAGACTCGTTTTACTAATTGTTTCTGCATTCTTTTCTTTTCAGAATGAAATCCCAGCCCATGTCTACCTCTGTTTCTACAGTCATGACTGTTGTCATGACTTCCGCTATTGCTGTCACAACCGGTCTGGTTGCACCACTGCCTAACACAGTCTCACATGCTGAAAAACCTGAGAAATTCAACGGTGTGAATTTCAAACAGTGGCAGCAAAAGATGTTCTTTTATCTAACCACTCTGAACCTAGCACGGTTCTTCACTGAAACCGTTCCCCATGTGGATGAAGGGGATATTGATGCTCAATCAGTGAGCGCGGTTCATGCTTGGAATCATTCGGATTTCTTGTGCCGCAACTATATCTTGAATGGTATGGTTGATACGCTTTACAATGTGTATTGTAAAGCCAAGACTGCCAAAAAGTTATGGGAGTCTTTGGACCACAAATACAAAACAGAAGATGCGGGCACTAAGAAATTCGTTGTGGCTAAGTTCTTGGACTTCAAAATGATAGACACTAAAACTGTCATTAGCCAAGTCCAAGAACTTCAAGTTATTCTTCACGATATTCATGCGGAAGGAATGGTGTTCAGCGAGACATTCCATGTTGCAGCTATGATCGAAAAGCTACCACCAAGCTGGGTTGATTTCAAGAACTATCTCAAGCATAAGCATAAGTGGAAGGAAATGACCATTGAAGATCTTGTTGTTCGCCTTCGCATTGAAGAAGATAATAAAGTTGAAAAGGATTGGTAACCCTGAAACACCAAAGGCTAATATTGTTGAGCATGGCCAATCTTCGAATGGAAATAAGAACGGTGGAAAGGGTGGAATGAAAGCTCATGGGAAACGCTCTAACCTTGGTCCTAAGGGGGGAGTTGGGAAAAAGAAGTTCCAAGGAACTTGCTATAATTGTCAAAAACAAGGCCATAAGGCCAACGAATGCAAGCTtacaaagaagaaaaatgctcgACAAGTTAACATGGTTCATGAGGTTGATAACCTCATTGCTATGATCATGGACCTCTCGATTTTGGTCACGGAAGTTAACTTAGTTGGGCAAAACCACAACGATTGGTGGATTAATACGGGGGCTACTCGTTATGTGTGTTTTGACAAGAACCTGTTTAGCACCTTCAAGGAGGTGACTAATGATGAAAAGGTCTTTATGGGAAATTCCGTCATGGCCGAAATCAAAGGCGAGGGGAATGTGGTTTTGAAAATGACTTCTGGAAAGGAACTCACTTTGTTAAACGTGTTGTATGTTCTAGAAATTCGTAAGAACCTTGTGTCGGGTTGGCAATTTAACAAGTTTGGGTTCAAAATGGTGATTGAGTTGGATAAGGTCGTGTTGACCAAAAATGGTATGTATGTTGGTAAGGGCTATGCCCtaaatggaatgtttaaactCAATGTAATGGTTGTGAATGCAATGAAAGAAACCGCTACTAGGTCATGTTAATTATAATTCCATTCGTCATTTAATTAAACTTGATTGCATACCAACATTCGATATCGACTCAACTAATAAATGTGAAACTTGTGTAGAAGCAAAACAAATGAAATCGTCATTCAAAAAGGTTGAACGAATCACCGAACCCCTCGAGATGATCCACACGGATGTGTGTGATCTAAAAGCAATTCCTACTCGTGGTAGGaacaagtacttcatcacgttcatTGATGATAGTACAAGGTATTGCTATGTGTACTTACTTAAGAGTAAGGACGAGGCTATTGACAAGTTTATCTTGTTCAAAgccgaagttgagaatcaactaaaTCGGAAAATCAAAATCGTAAGGATTGACCGAGTAGGTGAATATGTTTCACCTTTTATTGACGTATGTGCAAAAAGTGGAATCATCCACGAACTCACGGCTCCTTACTCCCCTCAATAAAATGGCATAGCGGAACGGAAAAATCGCAtcttgaaagaaatgatgaatgccatgATGATAAGTTCTGGTGTAAACCAAAACATGTGGGGGGAAGCAATCTTATCGACAAATTATGTGTTGAACATGATACCCAATAAGAAAAAGGATGTAACCCCTTACGAATTATGGACGGGAAAGAAACCACCATATAAatccttgaaagtgtgggggtgtctAGCTAAGGTGGTAGTCACACCACCTAAGCACCTACTAATAGGACTCAAAATGGTGGATTGTGTATTTATAGGATACACCCGTACTTATGGTCCTTATCGTTTTCTTGTGTATGATTCTAAGAACCCTGGAATATGCAAAGGCACCATAATAGAATCTAAGGATGCATCATGGTTTGAACATATGTTCCCATGCTTAGATAAAAGTGAACCGAGTTCTACTAGACCGGTTGAGGAAATTGTTCCCGTGGGTGAAGTTGAAAACGATGAACCTCGAGAACAATTTAAGACTGAGGAAGTTGAAATCAGGAAAAGCAAACGGCAAAGGACTGAAAAATCCTTTGGCCCTGAGTTTCTTACCTATATGGTAGAAGATGAACCTCAAACGTACCAACAAGCAGTGCATTCCTCAGAGGGACCTCAGTGGAGGGAGGCAATTAAAAGTGAGAGAGACTCTATCTTACAAAACCATACTTGGGAACTAGTGGATCTTTCTCAAGGATGTAAACCACTAGGATATCgatggatcttcaagaagaagatgaaaccagATGGAACCATTGATAAGTACAAAGCAaggttggtgattaaaggatATAAACAACGAGAAGGTTTAGATTACTTTGATACAGATTCGCTAGTTACGCGAATAACATCCATCAGGTTGGTGCTTGTCATTGCCGCCattagaaatttggaagttcaccaaatggatgtaaaaaTAGCTTTCTTGAATGGAATTCTAGAGGAAGAAATCTACATGGAGCAACCCGAAGGCTTCACAGCTATTggtgtaacaccccagtgtttcgaaagtcaaagtcaaagtcaagattgaagtcaaagggagaaacgattgctaattgcgatctgtctctccttgctcaatttcCTGTTTTGACTTCCTTGACtttagttagtctattttatgttacgttagttgtattatgtggagtaagtaaTTATATTCGCAGTAATTGAATGTTTATCGCTACGAATCgctctacgactgtgaatgataggaagtaacaatgcgataaagttaattaaacgctaatcaatctaatctaatcaacatcgcgctcgcaaactcgaactacgcattttggtgattattatatgtgtgtgtgtgtgccctatgtgttacttgtgcatgtttatttacgttatgtggtaatcaatcgaatcgcaatcgcaaatcgaatacgaattaatgatgattatatgttgatatagtacgataattagtggagaagagacagtgctctatcgcatcgcaacgctcgcaatcgaaatcgaaacagcaaaactcgtcgcaccgaacactcgaaacaggcgaccgatcgatcagaccaccagccgatcgaccagccgtccgttcggactgccgtccgatcggacaggctgtccgatcgagctgctgaccgatcggccagccctttcctcttttggaatcctataaatacccaagtcACTTTCACACTTTCCATTTCTGGAAACTATCTGACCGAACATCACgctctcctcaccttttctcagatttctctctaTTCAGGTAAGATCtcgacctaaatcttgtacttccttgatctacacgcactcctacacctttctaccttttgaatcttaacttttaaccgtgaaatcaccaagaattaaggtgttctaggatgacgtcatcatgtgttcttgaagaacttcatgttttggcctcaatccaccaagaacaacctagatctaaccgatttccacataaacaaacaaagatctttagtagatctaaacattttcaccaaagaaaggattgaaagatggttttccaactttctttcaactcttttacactcaatgcactcaaaatcgGAGAAATCGGACCTTTGTGTCGACATACTACTCATTCAAGTGGTCGTGTTAGCTCAAAATCCAATCCTATCCGCGAGgcttaccgatttcgggttaaacgggAACCACCGTCTCGAACAGCTCATTGgtcgggtttgggtgattcctgtccgatcaggagaaccaagtattgaCAAGTTTCCTGTTGCTTGACTCGTTATCAAAATGCCTCGATAAGACgataaacaatcagaacaaccaagtgtgagACGAACAGGATGACCAGGACGGggtgtcgtccgatcggactgctgtccggaCGGACAGCCACCCGAACGGCTGCTCAGCCGATCGGCTTGCACTATGGGACCCACACTTAATTACCTTTTCTTAACCtttgaagtttgagtattgaacgaactgttgttcgatcggaccaccatccgatcggattactcttcggatcatgagatacttaggCTTTAACACTTAattgatttttcaacatgttcaatgcactaaggATGCtacccgatcgaactgctgtccgaacgAGTGGCATTCTGCTGtaaacttgttctcactaaagtgtctaGCCGATCGGATTGTCGGCCGATTGAACGACTGTCCGATCGACCGAACTGAAAGGTAGAaacacttcaatgttttcaaatgctacaacaaaaacttcaaaagtcaaaccatcatacacaaacacatccttcctaaaggaAGAACAATCCActcggacgaccatccgatcggacaaccattcGAACGGACAACCGTCCGAACGGTCAGTCACTCGCACGATccgttgtccgatcggactaccgtccgatcgaccagctgtccaaCCCACCAACACTTATCCTCGTTTTACGTGTCGCTTATCGTTattctatcgaactattcaggctaaccttactctcaagcgctcccttcaatccatccaaccgcggtgagtatactcgatccctttttgctttatgcacttttgggtgttacatacgttacttatacgaaatcataatcaaacacactacgcaagtactttaaacgctaaccattatcgcatgtattacgtgactaaataaatgcttgtttgttatgtttacatatggaatgttgtctacctgccttaacgacgatagtactatagtttggactcagcacccgttcactcggggttgttaaggacaattatttgcatggattacagtggtgatcctgtattacgaactgccttgggcagtcaacccgcagtcattggtatcgataggttcatgtcgataattAACTTGCTTCGTTTTTCTccgtgtacgtgctggttatgcgtaaactatctcgaactctatatgctattatcaaacttgtatactcgcctttacactatgtgtattgacttttattttaacgtatgtgacaggtatttaggatgcttatctgctaggaaagcgaggctataataagtttctagaagccaacaaatagttgtctataCTAATGTAATTAAGAGTCTCTAGAAGTAGATAAACAATTGGGctatttgaaaatctgagttgtcggaacaggactatttgcctggattttgtctgtaataatttgtttacattttgaggcatggtatgggacatgttaatttaaattgattggtaatgataattgttatggaaacttctggacaatctgtttcgctcagtgtcgcgccccgatgattccaccatcggttggggtgtgacaattgggcaagaaaagaaagtgtgtaaacttgtaaaatccttgtatggattgaaacaagctccaaaacaatggcaccaaaagtttgatcatgtcatgcttGATGCTGGGTTGAAAATCAATGAATGTGATAAATGTGTGTATGTGAAAGACACATCTGAtggatatgtcattttgtgtctATATGTAGATAATATGCTCATTGCTGGTAGTGATGACAAAATCATAAAATCTACAAAGAACATGCTAAAAGCAaggtttgacatgaaagacatagGTCTTGCGGATGTGATTTTGGGGGTCAAAATTACGCGAACCCAAAGTGGACTTGTTTTAAGTCAATCCCATTGTGTGGaaaaattcttgagaagttcaatGCAAATGACTCTAATGAAGCTAGAACTCCACTTGACACAAGTCAACATCTAGCCAAGAATAGAGGACAACCTGTAAACTAGTTGGAATACTCAAGAATTATTGGTAGCTTGATGTATCTTATGAGTTGTACTAGACCAGACTTAGCATATGCTGTGAGCAAGCTAAGCAGGTACATGAGCAACCCAAGTTCAATGCATTGGAACTGTATCACTCGGTTGCTTTGCTACTTAAGATACACCCGGGAATACGGGTTGCATTATAACATATATCCAGCAGTTATAGAAGGACACTACGATGCAAATTGCATATCTGACACGAATGATTCCAGAGCAACAAGTGGGTATGTATTCACACTTGGAGGTGCTGTTATATCGTGGAaatcatcaaaacaaacggttatcGCTAGATCCACGATAGAATCAGAGTTCATCGCTTTAGATAAAGCAGGTGAAGAGGCAGAATGGCTATTTGTTGAGGATATACCAAGATGGCCTAAGTCGGCATCGGCCATTTgtatacattgtgatagccaatcggcACTTGGCTGAGCTCATAGCACAATGTATAACGGTAGGAACAGACATATCAGACGTAGACATAATACGATACGACAACTAATCTATACATGAATTATCACTGTTGACTACGTGAGGTCAAAGGATAATATTGCGGATCTGCTAACAAAAGGCCTAAGTAGAGAGTTAGTACAGAAGTCGTCCATgggaatgggactgaagcccttgaaaatataagttcatatgatggaaatctaactcagtagactggagatcccaagagctgagttcaataggaaaacctaattgtatgaattAGTAAGGTCACTGTGGGGGATAACCCTACGTATATATATAAGGGAGTTTATCGCAAAGCTTAGTAAACTTCAtagtccattcctaaaagtgaGGCTTTTAATGATTCGACGAAGGTAACAATACATAGTgaatcacctatgtgagagagaagtggggtcgcttcgaagggTGTTGTTGGGGCACAATACCTAATGGCTCTCGCAGAACAGGCTCATGTTCATGACCATAACGAACATAACTATGAGGACTTGACTTTGtcagggagagtcttgtgtgaagtgcgttgtcgtctacacaaacggcagacgagttcaaagacatcgagttctactcagagctagtgggctaagtgcatttcatgagcgaaggttcaaagggtaacacctacctatcgtatgcaaaactcaactgctGAAATGTAATAAGGAATTATGTTGTTTCTGAGATCGACCTCCATTCATGTGAGGGATTGTTGGAAGTTTTGGTGTGAATGGAAAGTCTCAAGTGGTAAAACCACTTTGTCCCACATTGGAGTGGGAACAAAAGGATAGGCTATTTATAAAGTGAAACATTAACCAAGCTTTTGAagtcttatgacatgttttaccacaagtcctacccgcgcgcaCGCAGAGGGGGTGCAAAAAAATTGAGTTTCGGAactggaatttggttgaactcgtgcgtgcccgcacgtcctgcggacatgaatgcagctccgaaaacccgggcTTGCGTGAGACAGTTTTTGCACTCGAGACTGACTAATTGTTTTTTAATTAGTCTTTAAAACTGAAATGGTTGGTCTTGTTAATGAGttttaaactgaaatgattattCAGTATTGATGATAATCATTATTGAGTTTCAGTTTTAAACGGTTATTATTATCAGTTTTAAAACTGTACTAATGACCATTATTTGGTTTTAATTCATTGCAATTATGTCCAGAATTCGGTTATGAATTCTGTGACTATAAAACCAAATCATACCAACACAGTTGAGACACACCAACACATCATCTCTCTCAATCTCTGCAACATCGTTCTTCTTCTTTTCAGGCAAGTGTTCAAGTCCGGCAGGGCGCTGTTACTGCTTCGAATcggcgtaccctgggaacagaccgcgaatctgtttaagggaattgtgtcaaacacaagcccggttcACTGTTATCGTTTCTGTCTCGTTTACTTTACTGTTTTCTGTTTCAGATTTCAAGTTTTTATTACCAGGTTACTACTAACATAGATCTCGTATATGCTTATGttgtagtatagtatagtatatgTGTAGTATAGTATAATAAGCTATAGTATAAGTGTAGTATATAATACGATTATAACATAGATAGTATAGTATAAGTATAACATGGTTTAATACGACCCACATAATTGTCTATTATGTGTCTATTAGTTACGGATATGGTTAAAggtaataaccgaaccgaaccgccATTTGCACACCCCTAGTTGTAGTATGGTATAGTATAATAAACTATAGTACGATTATAACATAGATACTATAGTATCagtatagtataatataataaaCATGTACCAAATCTATACCATgtgataaatttttaaaaatatttttgtttttaaaaataaagaattcttttgtaaaaaaaaatacaattcaatACGAATAATATAATCCGTATAGGTCTAGTTAGCTGCCAAATAAGAATTCACAACTGCAGAAGTCAAAGATTGTACAAATAAATTTTAGAGTGTACCAATAGCCATAGATCGAAGGAAAGAAAAGTGATATTTCCACGACCTGTATAAAAGTCAGATTGTGCAAATAAATTTTAGAGTGTACCAATAGTCCATG encodes the following:
- the LOC118487418 gene encoding secreted RxLR effector protein 161-like, translated to MYLMSCTRPDLAYAVSKLSRYMSNPSSMHWNCITRLLCYLRYTREYGLHYNIYPAVIEGHYDANCISDTNDSRATSGYVFTLGGAVISWKSSKQTVIARSTIESEFIALDKAGEEAEWLFVEDIPRWPKSASAICIHCDSQSALG